Proteins encoded in a region of the Candidatus Nitrospira nitrificans genome:
- a CDS encoding tetratricopeptide repeat protein has product MFKLLITIFLISAGVFIYSYFRELNPGTILIHTAPGAEFELSPVTLVVISMACGAVIATFVVGLQQTAHLILNWRSNRLMRRREKVDTLHRDGTHAFMSKRTLDAITLLEKALAIDPNRVDSLLWLGNIYRSERNFPEAIRLHQHAQRVDERNIEVLLELGKDLEDAKRYEEALQALQQILKIEPDNLTALIRKRNLNIRMERWSDALEIQHRLLKANLPAPEKQAEAALLIGCMYEVGRQLLERGHPDKARRYFRGAIKKDRSFLPAYIGIGEILIHEGKTKDAVEILKKVYSRTRSVIILHRLEELFLDQGEPSEIIRVYQEALQQDPQNPVLQFYLGKLYYRLEMVDEAFDQLSTIEGPQDHLLDYHKIMANLYLRKQHFEEAIVELKKALSFKKRVVVPYICTQCQQESVEWSGRCRRCAKWNTLTALPWLEASQSAVSSAGEPSSVPSVPYQGIASPFETV; this is encoded by the coding sequence ATGTTCAAGCTGCTGATCACTATTTTCCTCATCAGCGCCGGCGTATTCATTTACAGTTATTTCCGCGAACTGAATCCAGGGACCATCCTCATCCATACCGCGCCCGGCGCGGAGTTTGAGCTCAGCCCCGTCACGCTTGTCGTGATTTCCATGGCCTGTGGGGCGGTGATTGCGACGTTCGTCGTCGGGCTCCAGCAAACGGCGCACTTAATCCTGAATTGGCGAAGCAACCGCCTGATGCGCCGGAGAGAGAAGGTCGACACCCTCCACCGAGACGGAACCCATGCGTTCATGTCCAAACGCACCTTGGACGCGATCACGCTTTTGGAGAAGGCCCTGGCGATCGACCCCAATCGAGTCGATTCCCTTCTATGGCTGGGGAATATCTACCGATCAGAGCGCAACTTCCCGGAAGCGATCCGGCTCCATCAACATGCGCAACGAGTGGACGAACGAAACATCGAGGTGTTGTTGGAATTGGGCAAGGATCTGGAGGACGCCAAACGTTACGAGGAGGCGCTTCAGGCACTTCAGCAAATCCTCAAGATCGAACCCGACAATCTGACCGCGCTCATCAGGAAACGGAATCTCAATATCCGCATGGAGCGGTGGAGCGATGCGCTGGAGATCCAACATCGTTTGCTCAAAGCCAATCTTCCCGCCCCTGAAAAACAAGCTGAAGCGGCTCTGCTCATCGGATGCATGTATGAAGTCGGGCGTCAACTGCTCGAACGCGGACATCCCGATAAAGCTCGGCGATATTTCCGGGGAGCGATTAAGAAGGATCGGAGTTTTCTGCCGGCCTATATCGGAATCGGTGAAATTCTGATCCATGAAGGCAAGACGAAAGATGCCGTCGAAATCTTGAAAAAAGTCTACTCGCGGACGCGCAGCGTGATCATCCTCCACCGGTTGGAGGAGTTGTTTCTGGATCAAGGCGAGCCCAGCGAAATCATTCGGGTCTATCAGGAGGCCTTGCAGCAGGACCCGCAGAATCCCGTGCTCCAGTTCTACCTCGGCAAGCTCTACTATCGGTTGGAAATGGTCGATGAGGCGTTCGATCAGCTGTCGACGATTGAAGGCCCCCAAGATCACCTCTTGGACTATCATAAGATCATGGCCAACCTGTACTTGCGGAAGCAGCATTTTGAAGAAGCCATCGTGGAATTGAAGAAAGCCCTCAGTTTCAAGAAACGCGTGGTCGTCCCCTATATCTGTACCCAGTGCCAGCAGGAATCCGTCGAATGGTCGGGCCGCTGCCGGCGCTGCGCCAAGTGGAATACCCTCACCGCCCTCCCCTGGCTCGAAGCCAGCCAAAGCGCCGTCAGCTCCGCCGGAGAGCCCTCTTCTGTTCCCTCCGTGCCCTACCAAGGCATTGCTTCTCCGTTTGAAACCGTGTAG
- the rsfS gene encoding ribosome silencing factor yields MTRASKATALAVARAMLDKKAIDVQVLHVAPLTSIADYLVIGSAESDRQTRAIADSVADVLSRAGQRPLSLEGTTSGQWVLIDFGDVVAHVFRQDTRSHYALERLWSDAQQIPVPDETSAPIAAAKGRMIQKATSQKMV; encoded by the coding sequence ATCACACGCGCATCTAAGGCCACCGCCCTAGCCGTAGCCAGGGCCATGCTCGACAAAAAGGCCATCGATGTCCAAGTCCTCCATGTCGCCCCGCTGACGTCAATCGCTGATTACTTGGTCATTGGGTCGGCTGAATCCGACCGACAAACACGCGCGATCGCTGATTCCGTCGCCGATGTCCTCTCGCGCGCGGGTCAACGACCACTGAGTCTCGAAGGCACCACATCGGGCCAATGGGTCTTGATCGATTTCGGCGATGTGGTCGCCCACGTCTTCAGGCAAGACACGCGCTCGCATTATGCCCTTGAGCGTCTGTGGAGCGACGCGCAGCAGATTCCCGTTCCGGACGAAACATCGGCTCCGATAGCCGCCGCAAAGGGGCGGATGATCCAGAAGGCGACTTCACAGAAGATGGTCTAG
- the proB gene encoding glutamate 5-kinase — MRDKLLGQARRIVIKIGSSLIASRAEGLRPQHIERLADDIATLRAQGREILVVSSGAIVSGIRKLQLKEYPKSLPVKQAAAAVGQSRLMWAYEKAFERLNIQVAQILLTHQDLADRRRFLNARHTLAALIGFGIVPIINENDTVAVDEIRVGDNDTLASEVAHLADADLLVILSDVDGLHTEDPRKNPSATLIPLITEMTHDIERLAGVSSTFEGTGGMATKLRAAKKVGEYGIPTLVLNGQQAGLLPAVLGGGPGGSLFLARERRLTSRKHWIAFTLRPRGQVHLDQGAVDALTKRGKSLLASGIHKVTGSFEAGDPVSCLDTDGKEFAKGLVNVSSDLLGRMKGFKTADIHEQFGPQEYEEVIHRDNLVIL, encoded by the coding sequence ATGCGAGACAAGCTCTTAGGACAAGCGAGGCGGATCGTCATCAAGATCGGCAGCAGCCTGATCGCTTCGCGCGCGGAAGGTCTGCGCCCTCAGCACATTGAGCGATTGGCTGATGATATCGCGACACTCCGAGCCCAGGGTCGGGAAATCCTGGTGGTCTCTTCCGGCGCTATCGTCTCCGGTATCCGAAAGTTACAGCTGAAGGAGTATCCCAAGAGTCTCCCGGTCAAACAAGCGGCGGCGGCCGTGGGACAGAGCCGGCTCATGTGGGCCTATGAAAAAGCGTTTGAACGCCTCAATATTCAAGTGGCCCAGATTCTGCTGACCCACCAGGATCTCGCGGATCGCCGCCGATTTCTGAATGCTCGCCATACCCTCGCGGCACTCATCGGTTTCGGCATCGTGCCCATCATCAATGAAAACGATACCGTCGCGGTCGATGAAATCAGGGTCGGCGACAACGACACCCTCGCGAGCGAAGTGGCTCATCTGGCCGATGCGGACTTGCTGGTGATTCTTTCCGACGTCGATGGGCTGCACACGGAAGATCCGCGGAAAAACCCGTCGGCCACATTGATTCCGCTGATTACCGAGATGACTCACGATATCGAGCGTCTGGCAGGGGTGTCCAGCACATTTGAAGGGACCGGCGGAATGGCGACGAAACTTCGAGCCGCCAAAAAAGTCGGCGAGTATGGGATTCCGACGTTGGTGCTCAATGGCCAGCAAGCCGGACTCCTCCCCGCGGTCCTTGGCGGCGGACCCGGAGGCAGTCTCTTCCTCGCCAGGGAACGTCGGCTGACCAGCCGTAAACATTGGATCGCCTTTACGCTTCGCCCTCGCGGCCAGGTCCATCTCGATCAGGGGGCGGTGGACGCCTTGACCAAGCGAGGGAAAAGCCTCCTGGCATCCGGCATCCACAAGGTGACGGGATCATTTGAAGCCGGCGATCCGGTCAGTTGTCTCGATACGGACGGAAAGGAATTCGCCAAAGGCCTGGTGAACGTATCATCCGACTTATTAGGCCGGATGAAAGGCTTCAAGACTGCGGATATTCATGAACAGTTCGGACCCCAAGAGTATGAGGAAGTCATTCACCGAGACAACTTGGTTATCCTGTAA
- the nadD gene encoding nicotinate-nucleotide adenylyltransferase, with protein MRLGLLGGSFNPIHHGHLAIARHVQERLRLSQVLFIPTGDPPHKRDGALASANVRLEMVRLAIADDPLFTVSDIEMQRKGKSYSIDTIRAVRQQYGPSTELFFIIGLDAFLDFPTWREPQELLRICRFVVVPRPGQSFRALAEMSLLPPLDPESLTELDTGALNRLDIAVPSASGVTCLAVPPCSTSASEIRRRVRNGLPLVNMLPPLVESYILRHSLYLEDSDHTRI; from the coding sequence ATGCGTCTCGGCTTATTGGGTGGAAGCTTCAATCCTATTCATCATGGTCATCTGGCCATTGCCCGGCACGTGCAGGAGCGGCTGCGGCTCTCCCAGGTCCTCTTCATCCCGACCGGCGACCCACCCCATAAGCGGGACGGCGCGCTGGCTTCGGCGAATGTTCGGCTTGAAATGGTCCGGCTGGCGATCGCGGACGACCCGCTGTTCACGGTGTCGGACATCGAGATGCAACGAAAAGGAAAGTCCTATTCGATCGATACCATCCGCGCAGTGCGACAGCAGTATGGCCCCTCCACGGAGCTGTTCTTCATCATCGGTCTCGACGCCTTTCTCGACTTCCCGACATGGAGAGAACCACAAGAGCTCTTACGGATCTGCCGTTTCGTGGTCGTTCCCAGGCCGGGGCAATCTTTTCGGGCATTGGCTGAAATGTCACTGCTCCCCCCACTCGATCCTGAGAGCCTGACAGAGCTGGACACCGGTGCCCTCAACAGGCTCGACATTGCCGTCCCCTCTGCTTCGGGAGTCACGTGTCTGGCCGTTCCGCCCTGTTCAACCTCGGCCTCAGAGATCAGACGGAGAGTTCGGAACGGACTCCCCTTGGTAAATATGTTGCCCCCCCTAGTAGAATCTTATATACTTCGCCATAGCCTTTATCTGGAGGACAGCGATCACACGCGCATCTAA